One genomic window of Halictus rubicundus isolate RS-2024b chromosome 12, iyHalRubi1_principal, whole genome shotgun sequence includes the following:
- the Sec16 gene encoding endoplasmic reticulum export factor secretory 16 isoform X2, producing MSNPYRARPTRSRVDHNLGYGAHNQNMWNPTGRMQSDVPSNDSVQQQSAVMNQSKQTADPWNNSWNWDFDKQTDNLQQQPPPQEQQQPQHYAPPYKNQGQLISNSIQDHYYQNVNGNKTDSINQNSIPDGNTHGTAGNRQPISNHSDSFPPYLNYPYQQYPPPPRPNSGKSVSLDYDRPQWTNEPQPHQPAPYPQQRSAVQSQEDQAAYSFLAGNNYNWHKSDQMNSLPPNNCQSKVPGDWPDPEMDTEAKHFDDMGNQCLPWPPRNRSNQHLPPAPENITKEHSTNDANNVSNQMNMSASKWSNQNYESVLPNQAQQTQGSTVNNDFNPWPQPISADPLQQWKHSNESHSSQWLQEQQENNNLPEEHLQPDNANVILSNDWQQSRTPAHYSLPNMPPPPPLETGVEPEERKKSVPSLIPNILSKDPAMKASVSKTQLSDSRLNMSSTPETVSTVASSENVSVQENNEFNSVGDLAEWGKNSSPEELPAKLEQMSLGPKTSKHLEHQSESSEALPVPAVSGDVWAQSTAPHATTDHIPGVSSEYAAVAAEHSQPIDNQVNKELSAQSGYQAPSVPSVDNLVQSGYDQWYNQNTLPRSSEYPWYTKDLTRPTKDWSAEQNVENYENIQQPTEFVNLEVVTPSLQERDIYGSRDSINKETLDNDPKPVINPVKETASTRDFRQEVNNVEVPAAQQPTRSLPPLQPEQVPDNYEFASNDRNTFLETGELTDSHQEHEPTPPSQDDENDEVPNDIPFLREVPGQSSSIDPRRNDPTGQEQYVQSAQRLSDPRRNDPSGQEQGLQMRNISDRSERRDIPPGQERSVPMLSRADSDTLERRNDPSGRERSLPPQQSRNDPSGEERHQPQPQIMLESSETREVPGRGNEPEDPNQQTDENLRQIPGGASPNEVAQSSDDRPNGRVVTGSQEVPSTSSGISEQASDSRIKREEAVGASIREAQGASSSSNRRDSYDDENDEGSGNSRDDSRERRRDSSSERRRYEYERKNSYYDREREYEDEYYYDRRRGAETDRPYNGRDEFDRREMPYIQDDRKHHSRDDLDRHPREDIERRNKPKDDLDERDSRRRPPDDRRRDRVDDVRRREREIRDYDPRYPWDRNYVDRDRRRDDRRPRRYDDYDIRDPYYDDPYSRGSRPSSRSSYNDRDRAYYVRSRDPYYGYNGGYPGYDYGAHYASNYYAYIENLRRTNPAAYSEWYHKYYANRHQQQLVSRGVTNYPEDRASVHSGRSSCDDRTTGDKRTLADMSLLEDSTSASARMTPTKFSTSHAYGCFSIGSLIHVLPSYPTDGERAKVDILKLDNLLLHDPVTRDLRAYPGPLIKGVTHKKTIIEYCENKIKKAAANEEMADRASYILLYELMIMLIQQNGNVVGVDIAALLLRNKEAYPYELAKKPQDSGRRESVISQRSELGGDGFQSSQDGGAAVSEKPESKPRKSLEQITDEFRNTLLYGLVQEALEYAMNEGLWGHALFLASKLDKRTHASVMTRFANSLPYHDPLQTLYQLHSGRVPAVVTGISDPQWDDWRPHLAMIISNTSSNPDINRRSITILGDTLSARGDIHAAHFCYILSQVDFGAYGASNVKLVLIGANHHKPYNTFLSTEAVMLTEIYEYARNLSEPRFTLVDLQTFKFDLASKMMDHGLIEKALLYIEQIAVNIANEPSKYKKSFICSVYNLGDRIKYHDPVYKDSTDEVITVPWFDNLAEIVSKCYSGEIVENDASGSHAKQESYGSAQAPEMYETKHPLQQLQQQQQAQQWNPPQAEYREGPSSMMDVPSTDVQSEWQPLSLPANIPDTYDQSMQYARNNDESYQQSQQQDYWNQESYYQSNYGSSVANWQQQSAGAPYPPEQGDTDDSQLQEKWNYETETEEKTATPEVSNYALTADSSIVPGERSLDGANVSSLRRRKVLSDTLAKPVGGIVSGSSAESNVVISSSSVSNPYRSSHVDEVKSTKPSKKLITYPKITTTYPKFLPSNKSPPRDARKVKKIDGRYVKPPPSEPPVFLKCKVRKKSDHDNDTIPCEPETQANEDSFNSPAATTDLDVQFTEVSLETISKLDSRLGRGTPAGPSPDTDSQTLKQYCNFEDKKVMRVAPHIRRKDVICDTVDAWSYANSSQNSSEFSRYKPLVFGGTYPIDLPIRPVRSDLNLAKLADLPVGKLIMKTYDIDVPTNCE from the exons ATGAGT AATCCCTATAGAGCTAGACCAACAAGGTCTAGAGTAGATCACAATTTAGGATATGGAGCTCATAATCAAAACATGTGGAACCCGACGGGAAGAATGCAATCAGATGTGCCATCCAATGATTCCGTGCAACAACAATCGGCAGTTATGAATCAGTCGAAACAAACAGCAGATCCTTGGAATAATTCATGGAATTGGGACTTTGATAAGCAGACAGACAATTTGCAACAACAACCACCTCCGCAAGAACAGCAACAACCGCAGCATTATGCACCACCATATAAGAACCAAGGGCAGCTGATATCCAATTCCATTCAGGATCATTATTATCAAAACGTTAATGGCAACAAGACTGATTCGATTAATCAGAATTCTATACCAGATGGGAACACGCATGGAACAGCTGGCAACAGACAGCCGATTTCGAACCATTCGGATTCCTTCCCACCTTATTTAAATTATCCGTACCAGCAATACCCACCGCCACCTAGACCCAATTCCGGTAAATCCGTTTCTTTGGATTACGATCGTCCACAATGGACAAACGAGCCCCAACCTCATCAACCTGCTCCATATCCGCAGCAACGATCCGCCGTGCAAAGTCAGGAGGATCAAGCGGCATACAGTTTTCTAGCCGGTAACAATTATAATTGGCACAAGTCGGATCAAATGAACTCGTTGCCGCCGAATAATTGCCAGAGCAAGGTGCCGGGCGATTGGCCGGATCCAGAGATGGACACAGAGGCGAAACATTTCGATGATATGGGTAATCAGTGTCTGCCGTGGCCACCACGAAACAGATCGAATCAGCATCTTCCGCCCGCCCCGGAGAACATTACGAAAGAACATTCCACGAACGATGCGAACAACGTATCGAATCAAATGAACATGTCGGCGTCGAAATGGAGCAATCAAAATTACGAGTCCGTACTGCCCAACCAGGCTCAACAAACGCAAGGTTCCACCGTTAACAACGATTTCAATCCTTGGCCTCAACCGATCAGCGCGGATCCCCTGCAGCAATGGAAGCATTCGAACGAGTCGCACAGTAGCCAATGGTTGCAGGAGCAACAGGAGAACAACAATCTACCAGAAGAGCATCTCCAACCGGACAATGCCAATGTTATTCTTTCGAACGATTGGCAACAAAGTCGCACACCTGCTCACTACTCTTTACCGAACATGCCACCACCGCCGCCTTTAGAAACTGGCGTCGAGCCAGAGGAGAGGAAGAAATCCGTACCCTCGTTAATCCCGAATATCCTCTCGAAAGATCCTGCTATGAAAGCGAGCGTCTCGAAAACACAGTTGTCCGATTCCCGACTCAACATGTCGTCGACTCCCGAAACTGTATCTACCGTTGCAAGTTCTGAAAACGTATCCGTCCAGGAGAACAACGAGTTCAACTCGGTCGGTGACCTGGCGGAATGGGGGAAGAACAGTTCACCTGAGGAACTACCCGCGAAATTGGAACAGATGAGTCTCGGTCCTAAGACCAGCAAACACCTAGAACATCAGAGCGAGTCGTCCGAAGCGCTACCGGTTCCTGCTGTGTCCGGAGATGTATGGGCTCAAAGCACGGCTCCTCATGCTACCACGGATCATATTCCTGGGGTGTCCTCGGAATATGCAGCCGTTGCTGCGGAGCATTCCCAACCTATTGATAATCAGGTGAACAAAGAACTGTCTGCGCAGAGCGGGTATCAGGCACCGAGTGTTCCATCAGTGGACAACTTGGTGCAAAGCGGATACGATCAGTGGTACAATCAGAACACTCTGCCACGGTCCTCGGAGTATCCATGGTATACGAAGGATCTGACCAGGCCGACCAAGGACTGGAGCGCCGAACAGAACGTCGAGAATTATGAGAATATTCAACAGCCTACAGAGTTTGTCAATCTGGAGGTGGTCACGCCGTCGTTGCAGGAACGCGATATTTACGGCTCGAGAGACTCTATAAACAAGGAGACGCTGGATAACGATCCGAAACCGGTTATTAATCCTGTTAAAGAGACTGCGAGCACGCGCGATTTTCGGCAAGAGGTGAACAACGTTGAAGTGCCTGCTGCTCAGCAACCGACACGGTCTCTACCGCCTCTACAACCGGAACAG GTACCGGACAATTACGAGTTCGCATCGAACGATAGGAACACGTTTTTGGAGACCGGAGAGTTAACAGACTCGCATCAGGAGCACGAGCCGACTCCACCGAGCCAGGATGACGAGAACGACGAAGTGCCTAATGATATTCCTTTCCTGCGAGAAGTACCGGGCCAGTCCAGTTCCATAGACCCGCGTAGGAACGATCCAACTGGTCAGGAGCAGTACGTCCAGTCTGCTCAGAGATTGTCGGATCCCAGGAGAAACGATCCTTCGGGCCAGGAGCAGGGTCTGCAAATGAGAAACATCAGCGATAGATCAGAGCGACGCGATATCCCTCCTGGTCAGGAGAGAAGCGTACCGATGCTCTCGCGAGCAGACTCGGACACGTTGGAGCGTAGAAACGATCCATCTGGCAGAGAACGTTCGTTGCCACCTCAACAATCCCGGAACGATCCATCCGGAGAGGAGAGGCATCAGCCACAACCTCAGATCATGTTAGAATCTAGCGAGACGCGAGAAGTTCCTGGCAGGGGCAACGAACCCGAAGACCCTAATCAGCAGACAGACGAGAATCTCAGACAGATACCTGGAGGCGCGTCTCCTAACGAGGTTGCTCAGTCTTCGGACGACAGGCCCAACGGGAGAGTGGTCACGGGCTCCCAGGAAGTTCCTTCTACGAGCT CCGGCATATCGGAGCAAGCCAGCGACTCGAGGATCAAACGCGAGGAAGCCGTGGGTGCGTCGATACGCGAGGCTCAAGGTGCTTCGAGCTCGTCGAATCGCAGAGATTCGTACGACGACGAGAACGACGAGGGATCTGGGAACAGCAGGGACGACAGCAGGGAGAGACGACGCGACAGTAGCTCGGAACGGCGACGATACGAGTACGAACGAAAGAATTCCTATTACGATCGTGAACGTGAATACGAGGACGAGTACTATTATGATCGTCGTCGGGGCGCCGAGACCGATCGACCATACAACGGTCGTGACGAGTTCGATCGTCGGGAAATGCCTTACATACAGGACGATCGGAAGCATCACAGCCGGGACGATTTGGATCGACATCCCCGGGAAGATATCGAGAGACGGAACAAACCTAAAGACGATCTGGATGAACGGGACAGTAGGAGACGGCCGCCCGATGATCGCAGAAGGGACAGGGTCGATGATGTACGTCGGAGGGAGAGGGAGATCCGGGATTACGATCCCCGATACCCTTGGGATCGGAATTACGTTGATCGTGATAGGAGAAGGGACGATAGACGACCGAGACGATACGACGATTACGATATCAGAGATCCTTACTACGATGATCCGTATAGCAGAGG GTCCAGACCATCCAGCAGATCCTCCTACAACGACAGAGACCGAGCGTACTATGTCAGATCGAGGGATCCTTATTATGGTTACAACG GTGGCTATCCTGGATACGATTACGGTGCTCATTACGCCAGCAATTATTACGCGTACATCGAGAATTTACGACGGACGAATCCTGCCGCCTACTCGGAATGGTACCACAAGTACTATGCCAACCGACATCAGCAGCAGCTCGTGTCCCGTGGCGTCACCAATTACCCAGAAGACAGGGCCAGCGTTCACTCGGGCCGTAGCTCTTGCGACGACAG AACAACCGGTGACAAACGAACTTTGGCCGACATGTCTCTGCTCGAGGATTCAACGAGCGCTTCGGCAAGAATGACGCCGACTAAATTCTCCACTTCTCACGCATACG GGTGTTTCTCGATCGGATCTTTGATTCATGTGCTTCCATCTTATCCAACCGACGGTGAAAGAGCCAAGGTGGACATTCTTAAATTGGACAACCTACTCTTGCACGACCCAGTAACGCGTGATTTACGGGCGTATCCTGGACCTTTAATTAA GGGCGTCACGCATAAGAAGACAATTATCGAGTATTGCgagaataaaataaagaaagcaGCGGCGAACGAAGAAATGGCCGATCGTGCCTCGTACATACTTTTGTACGAGCTAATGATCATGCTGATCCAACAGAACGGC AACGTTGTCGGCGTCGACATAGCGGCGTTGTTGCTCAGAAACAAGGAAGCGTATCCTTACGAATTAGCTAAGAAGCCTCAGGATTCGGGAAGAAGAGAGTCGGTGATATCTCAGAGATCAGAACTGGGTGGGGATGGATTTCAGAGCAGCCAAGATGGTGGCGCGGCGGTCTCGGAGAAACCGGAGAGCAAACCGCGGAAAAGCCTCGAGCAAATAACAGACGAATTCCGAAACACATTGCTGTACGGTTTGGTTCAAGAAGCTCTGG AGTACGCTATGAACGAGGGACTTTGGGGGCACGCGCTGTTCCTGGCCAGCAAGCTGGACAAACGCACCCACGCGTCCGTGATGACCCGGTTCGCGAATAGTTTACCGTACCACGACCCGTTGCAAACGTTGTACCAGCTGCACTCTGGTCGCGTGCCCGCGGTCGTCACCGGTATCTCGGATCCACAGTGGGACGATTGGCGGCCCCATTTGGCTATGATCATCTCCAACACGTCCTCGAACCCGGACATTAACCGTCGCTCGATCACCATTCTCGGGGATACGTTATCCGCGCGAGGAGACATCCACGCCGCTCACTTCTGCTACATCCTCTCGCAGGTCGACTTCGGAGCGTACGGGGCGAGCAACGTAAAGCTGGTGCTGATAGGCGCGAACCACCATAAACCGTACAACACGTTCCTCTCGACGGAAGCGGTGATGCTCACGGAGATCTACGAGTACGCGAGAAACCTGAGCGAGCCGAGATTCACGTTGGTCGATCTGCAGACTTTCAAGTTCGATCTCGCTTCGAAGATGATGGATCACGGTCTGATCGAGAAAGCGTTGTTGTACATAGAACAGATCGCTGTGAACATCGCCAACGAGCCGTCCAAGTACAAGAAGTCGTTCATCTGCTCGGTGTACAATCTCGGGGACAGGATCAAGTACCATGACCCGGTCTACAAGGACTCCACCGACGAAGTTATCACTGTACCGTGGTTCGACAATTTAGCTGAGATTGTTAGCAAGTGCTAT TCTGGGGAAATAGTCGAGAACGATGCCTCGGGATCGCACGCGAAGCAGGAGTCGTACGGTAGCGCGCAAGCTCCGGAAATGTACGAGACGAAGCACCCGCTTCAGCAGCTCCAACAACAGCAACAAGCCCAACAATGGAACCCGCCTCAAGCGGAGTACAGAGAGGGTCCGTCGTCGATGATGGACGTTCCCTCGACCGACGTGCAATCAGAATGGCAACCTCTGTCCTTGCCGGCGAATATTCCGGACACGTACGACCAGTCCATGCAATACGCGAGAAACAACGACGAATCTTACCAACAGTCGCAGCAGCAAGATTATTGGAACCAAGAGTCCTACTACCAGAGCAATTACGGAAGCAGCGTTGCTAATTGGCAGCAGCAATCAGCCGGTGCTCCGTATCCCCCGGAACAAGGTGACACCGACGATTCTCAGCTACAGGAAAAATGGAACTATGAG ACGGAAACAGAAGAAAAAACAGCCACTCCTGAAGTAAGTAATTACGCGCTCACTGCGGATAGTAGTATCGTTCCCGGCGAGCGCTCGTTGGACGGGGCCAACGTTAGCTCGTTACGTCGACGCAAAGTATTAAGCGACACTCTAGCGAAACCAGTCGGAGGAATCGTTTCCGGTTCTTCCGCCGAGTCGAATGTCGTTatctcgtcgtcgtcggtttCGAATCCCTATCGGTCGAGCCACGTAGACGAGGTCAAGTCCACGAAACCCTCGAAAAAGCTGATCACCTATCCAAAGATCACGACGACCTATCCCAAGTTTTTACCGAGCAACAAATCTCCTCCGAGAGACGCGAGAAAGGTCAAGAAGATAGACGGTAGATACGTGAAGCCGCCCCCCTCGGAACCTCCTGTGTTCTTGAAATGCAAAGTCAGAAAGAAGTCGGACCACGATAACGACACGATCCCGTGCGAACCGGAGACTCAGGCTAACGAGGATAGTTTCAATTCGCCGGCGGCCACCACCGATTTAGACGTACAGTTCACCGAGGTCAGCCTGGAGACGATCTCCAAGCTCGACTCGCGATTAGGGAGAGGAACGCCTGCTGGCCCCTCCCCCGATACCGATAGTCAGACGTTGAAGCAGTACTGTAACTTCGAGGACAAAAAGGTCATGAGAGTAGCCCCCCACATTCGAAGGAAAGACGTTATTTGCGACACGGTGGACGCCTGGTCATACGCGAACTCCTCGCAGAATTCCTCTGAATTCTCTCGGTACAAGCCGCTTGTCTTCGGCGGAACCTATCCGATAGATCTACCGATCAGACCGGTCCGAAGTGATCTTAACTTGGCTAAGCTCGCCGATCTCCCTGTCGGAAAGTTAATCATGAAAACGTACGACATCGATGTCCCGACGAATTGTGAGTAG